A genome region from Verrucomicrobiota bacterium includes the following:
- the rpsF gene encoding 30S ribosomal protein S6: MKKYEGLFILNTAGKEDAVKDLIDKVAAELTAAGGKVETIQKMEKRPFARVANKKESSGFYVNIIFEIPPAAIAAVRSRFAMNEDILRTMITIMPKPKETAPVAA, translated from the coding sequence GTGAAAAAGTACGAAGGACTGTTCATCTTGAACACGGCGGGCAAAGAAGACGCGGTCAAGGACCTGATTGACAAGGTCGCCGCCGAGCTGACCGCCGCAGGCGGTAAAGTGGAAACCATCCAAAAGATGGAAAAGCGCCCGTTTGCCCGGGTGGCGAACAAAAAAGAAAGCTCGGGCTTTTACGTGAATATTATTTTTGAAATCCCACCCGCAGCGATTGCGGCGGTGCGGAGTCGCTTCGCCATGAACGAAGACATCCTGCGCACCATGATCACCATCATGCCCAAGCCCAAAGAAACCGCGCCGGTGGCGGCCTAA